A single Oreochromis niloticus isolate F11D_XX unplaced genomic scaffold, O_niloticus_UMD_NMBU tig00001623_pilon, whole genome shotgun sequence DNA region contains:
- the LOC100711445 gene encoding GTPase IMAP family member 4 isoform X2, translated as MASEEQLGAAGGRQRRRSREEPPSVSDLRLVLVGKTGEGKSSSGNTILGRDAFREISSHSSVTAECSKQQERVFKKMVSVVDTPGLFDTFLPEDVVKREISKCINMSAPGPHAILLVIKVGRFTAEERDAVKKVEEIFGEDAWRYTIILFTHGDVVESDFDETLEEAGPELKEVLKKAGNRYHLFNNLKTNDRRQVLNLLEKVGKMVADNGGEFYSNYTYLEVEEMLKQRESELREFFEKKLEEEVKAVESEYKKKLMEAQEEKQQVEERMQSELEELRRYYHMLESGVRQVVEQVAKDDSFDEILTKFHHTLKLN; from the exons ATGGCCTCAGAGGAACAGCTCG GcgcagcaggagggaggcagaGGAGACGTAGCAGGGAGGAACCTCCATCCG TGTCTGATCTCAGGCTGGTTCTGGTGGGGAAGACTGGAGAAGGAAAGAGTTCCAGTGGAAACACCATCCTGGGAAGAGATGCCTTCAGAGAAATCTCCAGTCACTCATCAG TGACCGCTGAATGCTCCAAGCAGCAGGAAAGGGTGTTTAAGAAGATGGTCTCTGTGGTCGACACTCCCGGCCTCTTTGACACGTTCCTGCCTGAAGACGTTGTGAAGAGGGAGATCTCCAAATGCATCAACATGTCGGCCCCGGGGCCCCACGCCATCCTGCTGGTCATCAAGGTTGGACGCTTCACAGCAGAGGAAAGAGACGCTGTGAAGAAGGTGGAGGAGATCTTTGGAGAGGATGCCTGGAGGTACACCATCATCCTCTTCACTCACGGAGATGTAGTTGAGTCAGACTTTGATGAGACCTTGGAGGAGGCAGGACCTGAGCTGAAGGAGGTCCTGAAGAAGGCTGGAAACAGATACCACCTCTTCAACAATCTCAAAACCAACGATCGACGCCAAGTCCTGAATCTGCTGGAGAAGGTGGGCAAGATGGTGGCCGACAACGGAGGAGAGTTTTACTCCAACTACACCTACCTGGAAGTTGAGGAAATGCTGAAACAGAGAGAGTCAGAACTCAGAGAGTTCTTCGAGAAGAAGCTGGAGGAGGAAGTTAAAGCTGTTGAGTCAGAGTACAAGAAGAAGCTGATGGAGGCTCAGGAGGAGAAACAGCAGGTGGAGGAACGGATGCAGTCTGAGCTGGAAGAGTTGAGGAGGTATTACCACATGTTAGAGAGCGGAGTCCGTCAGGTTGTGGAGCAGGTGGCCAAAGACGACTCCTTCGATGAAATCCTCACCAAGTTCCACCACactctgaaactgaactga
- the LOC100711445 gene encoding GTPase IMAP family member 4 isoform X1 has protein sequence MLENDKHVFICLEYKGYNNAGKTQMFLFCSQGSYHLTSVCLSLVSDLRLVLVGKTGEGKSSSGNTILGRDAFREISSHSSVTAECSKQQERVFKKMVSVVDTPGLFDTFLPEDVVKREISKCINMSAPGPHAILLVIKVGRFTAEERDAVKKVEEIFGEDAWRYTIILFTHGDVVESDFDETLEEAGPELKEVLKKAGNRYHLFNNLKTNDRRQVLNLLEKVGKMVADNGGEFYSNYTYLEVEEMLKQRESELREFFEKKLEEEVKAVESEYKKKLMEAQEEKQQVEERMQSELEELRRYYHMLESGVRQVVEQVAKDDSFDEILTKFHHTLKLN, from the exons ATGTTGGAGAATGataaacatgtatttatttgtctAGAATATAAAGGTTATAATAATGCAG GTAAAACACAAATGTTCCTGTTTTGTTCACAGGGCAGTTATCACCTgacctctgtgtgtctgtccttAGTGTCTGATCTCAGGCTGGTTCTGGTGGGGAAGACTGGAGAAGGAAAGAGTTCCAGTGGAAACACCATCCTGGGAAGAGATGCCTTCAGAGAAATCTCCAGTCACTCATCAG TGACCGCTGAATGCTCCAAGCAGCAGGAAAGGGTGTTTAAGAAGATGGTCTCTGTGGTCGACACTCCCGGCCTCTTTGACACGTTCCTGCCTGAAGACGTTGTGAAGAGGGAGATCTCCAAATGCATCAACATGTCGGCCCCGGGGCCCCACGCCATCCTGCTGGTCATCAAGGTTGGACGCTTCACAGCAGAGGAAAGAGACGCTGTGAAGAAGGTGGAGGAGATCTTTGGAGAGGATGCCTGGAGGTACACCATCATCCTCTTCACTCACGGAGATGTAGTTGAGTCAGACTTTGATGAGACCTTGGAGGAGGCAGGACCTGAGCTGAAGGAGGTCCTGAAGAAGGCTGGAAACAGATACCACCTCTTCAACAATCTCAAAACCAACGATCGACGCCAAGTCCTGAATCTGCTGGAGAAGGTGGGCAAGATGGTGGCCGACAACGGAGGAGAGTTTTACTCCAACTACACCTACCTGGAAGTTGAGGAAATGCTGAAACAGAGAGAGTCAGAACTCAGAGAGTTCTTCGAGAAGAAGCTGGAGGAGGAAGTTAAAGCTGTTGAGTCAGAGTACAAGAAGAAGCTGATGGAGGCTCAGGAGGAGAAACAGCAGGTGGAGGAACGGATGCAGTCTGAGCTGGAAGAGTTGAGGAGGTATTACCACATGTTAGAGAGCGGAGTCCGTCAGGTTGTGGAGCAGGTGGCCAAAGACGACTCCTTCGATGAAATCCTCACCAAGTTCCACCACactctgaaactgaactga